In one window of Zingiber officinale cultivar Zhangliang chromosome 11A, Zo_v1.1, whole genome shotgun sequence DNA:
- the LOC122032526 gene encoding uncharacterized protein LOC122032526 isoform X2, which translates to MNSKARVPSQAVKASPRPRPRRDKGFSKEKTTMQANGSTVVENGHGKFQSRRQRKIALEQDVDKLKKKLRNEENIHRALERAFTRPLGALPRLPPYLPSHTLELLAEVAVLEEEVVRLEEQVINFRQGLYQEAIYISSCKKSKELGSDICSLSQNSKTSGQPTSYSDSTCSEDLIFAKQTDASNIDQDVSVPSSGNPLINTEIPPKKLNSSLAIAENKNGKENQISTNFSRNCKKSPVKRVSRGRMGMNGNKHGDAKPRFNSVASERIEKDSLNSSNEAKRNEYRDPNEVKFPEASGPNKLSEDILKCLTNILSRGSSPGNKKELLETITVSDSWSNLEETDCLDPYGICEEFGKRDIGPYKYFRSVEASSNFSNLLTGCSFLSWRLKRLLRELASVDLSGLTHHQKIAFWINIYNACMMNAFLEQGIPISSEMIVALMLKAMINVGGHLVSAMTIEHFILRLPYQSKHISFKGSKSDGMAMRGIFGLEWPEPLVTFALSCGSWSSPAVRVYTGAQIEKELEKAKRDYLQAAIGISTPNKLAIPKLLDWYLRDFAKDVESLMDWICLQLPNELRTEAVRCLEVARRSTFPQPIQVLPYEFRFRYIFAP; encoded by the exons ATGAATTCCAAGGCGCGGGTGCCATCGCAGGCCGTAAAAGCTTCCCCGAGGCCGAGGCCGAGGCGCGATAAA GGATTCAGCAAGGAGAAGACTACAATGCAAGCGAATGGATCGACCGTCGTAGAGAATGGACATGGTAAATTCCAATCTAGACGACAGCGGAAGATCGCTCTGGAGCAAGAT GTTGATAAGCTCAAGAAGAAGCTGAGGAATGAAGAGAATATCCACAGAGCTCTGGAGAGGGCTTTCACCAGGCCCCTCGGCGCTCTTCCTCGCCTCCCCCCTTATTTGCCTTCCCAT ACACTGGAACTTTTGGCTGAAGTGGCCGTCTTGGAGGAAGAGGTGGTTCGTCTTGAAGAACAAGTAATCAATTTTCGGCAAGGTCTCTATCAGGAAGCCATATACATCTCATCTTGCAAGAAAAGCAAGGAATTGGGATCTGATATTTGCTCGCTTTCTCAAAACTCAAAAACCTCAGGGCAACCGACTTCTTATTCAGATTCGACATGTTCAGAAGATCTGATCTTCGCAAAACAGACAGATGCTTCAAATATAGACCAAGATGTGTCTGTGCCCTCCTCAGGTAATCCACTTATCAACACTGAAATTCCACCAAAGAAGTTAAATTCATCTTTGGCCATTGCTGAAAACAAGAATGGAAAAGAGAATCAGATCAGCACAAACTTTAGTAGGAACTGTAAGAAATCTCCTGTTAAGAGAGTGTCACGAGGAAGAATGGGTATGAATGGAAACAAGCACGGTGATGCGAAG CCAAGGTTCAATTCAGTGGCTAGTGAAAGAATTGAAAAGGACTCACTGAACTCTTCAAATGAAGCAAAAAGGAATGAGTATAGAGATCCAAATGAAGTAAAATTCCCCGAAGCAAGTGGCCCGAATAAACTATCTGAAGACATCTTGAAGTGCCTGACAAACATTTTATCACGGGGTAGCTCTCCGGGGAATAAGAAAGAGCTACTAGAGACGATTACAGTATCAGATTCTTGGAGTAATTTAGAAGAAACAGACTGTCTAGATCCATATGGTATATGTGAAGAATTTGGGAAAAGGGACATTGGTCCCTATAAGTATTTCCGGTCAGTTGAAGCAAGCTCAAATTTTTCGAACCTCCTTACGGGTTGTTCATTTCTTAGCTGGAGACTAAA ACGTTTGCTGAGGGAGCTTGCATCAGTGGATTTATCAGGTCTCACACATCATCAGAAGATTGCATTTTGGATTAACATTTACAATGCATGCATGATGAAT GCATTTCTGGAGCAAGGCATTCCGATTAGTTCTGAAATGATTGTTGCTCTGATGTTAAAG GCTATGATTAATGTGGGTGGTCACTTGGTCAGTGCAATGACAATTGAACATTTCATATTGAGGCTGCCTTATCAGTCAAAACAT ATTTCATTTAAAGGATCTAAAAGCGATGGCATGGCAATGCGCGGCATCTTTGGCTTGGAATGGCCTGAACCCTTGGTCACATTCGCACTTTCGTGTGGAAGTTGGTCATCTCCTGCC GTAAGAGTGTATACAGGAGCTCAAATAGAGAAAGAGTTGGAAAAGGCCAAAAGGGATTATTTACAAGCAGCCATTGGTATATCCACACCAAACAAACTTGCAATTCCTAAGCTTCTCGACTGGTATCTACGCGATTTTGCAAAAGATGTCGAGTCATTAATGGATTGGATCTGCCTGCAATTGCCAAATGAGTTGAGGACTGAAGCAGTAAGGTGCCTCGAAGTGGCCAGAAGAAGTACTTTTCCTCAGCCAATTCAAGTTCTTCCATACGAGTTCAGATTCAGATACATCTTTGCCCCATAA
- the LOC122032526 gene encoding uncharacterized protein LOC122032526 isoform X4, which produces MDAYVLSEVLYEKPTFSVELFANSCEFCSEKGFSKEKTTMQANGSTVVENGHGKFQSRRQRKIALEQDVDKLKKKLRNEENIHRALERAFTRPLGALPRLPPYLPSHTLELLAEVAVLEEEVVRLEEQVINFRQGLYQEAIYISSCKKSKELGSDICSLSQNSKTSGQPTSYSDSTCSEDLIFAKQTDASNIDQDVSVPSSGNPLINTEIPPKKLNSSLAIAENKNGKENQISTNFSRNCKKSPVKRVSRGRMGMNGNKHGDAKPRFNSVASERIEKDSLNSSNEAKRNEYRDPNEVKFPEASGPNKLSEDILKCLTNILSRGSSPGNKKELLETITVSDSWSNLEETDCLDPYGICEEFGKRDIGPYKYFRSVEASSNFSNLLTGCSFLSWRLKRLLRELASVDLSGLTHHQKIAFWINIYNACMMNAFLEQGIPISSEMIVALMLKAMINVGGHLVSAMTIEHFILRLPYQSKHDLKAMAWQCAASLAWNGLNPWSHSHFRVEVGHLLP; this is translated from the exons ATGGATGCATATGTTCTATCTGAAGTGTTATACGAAAAGCCTACTTTCTCGGTTGAATTATTTGCTAATTCTTGCGAATTTTGCTCTGAGAAGGGATTCAGCAAGGAGAAGACTACAATGCAAGCGAATGGATCGACCGTCGTAGAGAATGGACATGGTAAATTCCAATCTAGACGACAGCGGAAGATCGCTCTGGAGCAAGAT GTTGATAAGCTCAAGAAGAAGCTGAGGAATGAAGAGAATATCCACAGAGCTCTGGAGAGGGCTTTCACCAGGCCCCTCGGCGCTCTTCCTCGCCTCCCCCCTTATTTGCCTTCCCAT ACACTGGAACTTTTGGCTGAAGTGGCCGTCTTGGAGGAAGAGGTGGTTCGTCTTGAAGAACAAGTAATCAATTTTCGGCAAGGTCTCTATCAGGAAGCCATATACATCTCATCTTGCAAGAAAAGCAAGGAATTGGGATCTGATATTTGCTCGCTTTCTCAAAACTCAAAAACCTCAGGGCAACCGACTTCTTATTCAGATTCGACATGTTCAGAAGATCTGATCTTCGCAAAACAGACAGATGCTTCAAATATAGACCAAGATGTGTCTGTGCCCTCCTCAGGTAATCCACTTATCAACACTGAAATTCCACCAAAGAAGTTAAATTCATCTTTGGCCATTGCTGAAAACAAGAATGGAAAAGAGAATCAGATCAGCACAAACTTTAGTAGGAACTGTAAGAAATCTCCTGTTAAGAGAGTGTCACGAGGAAGAATGGGTATGAATGGAAACAAGCACGGTGATGCGAAG CCAAGGTTCAATTCAGTGGCTAGTGAAAGAATTGAAAAGGACTCACTGAACTCTTCAAATGAAGCAAAAAGGAATGAGTATAGAGATCCAAATGAAGTAAAATTCCCCGAAGCAAGTGGCCCGAATAAACTATCTGAAGACATCTTGAAGTGCCTGACAAACATTTTATCACGGGGTAGCTCTCCGGGGAATAAGAAAGAGCTACTAGAGACGATTACAGTATCAGATTCTTGGAGTAATTTAGAAGAAACAGACTGTCTAGATCCATATGGTATATGTGAAGAATTTGGGAAAAGGGACATTGGTCCCTATAAGTATTTCCGGTCAGTTGAAGCAAGCTCAAATTTTTCGAACCTCCTTACGGGTTGTTCATTTCTTAGCTGGAGACTAAA ACGTTTGCTGAGGGAGCTTGCATCAGTGGATTTATCAGGTCTCACACATCATCAGAAGATTGCATTTTGGATTAACATTTACAATGCATGCATGATGAAT GCATTTCTGGAGCAAGGCATTCCGATTAGTTCTGAAATGATTGTTGCTCTGATGTTAAAG GCTATGATTAATGTGGGTGGTCACTTGGTCAGTGCAATGACAATTGAACATTTCATATTGAGGCTGCCTTATCAGTCAAAACAT GATCTAAAAGCGATGGCATGGCAATGCGCGGCATCTTTGGCTTGGAATGGCCTGAACCCTTGGTCACATTCGCACTTTCGTGTGGAAGTTGGTCATCTCCTGCC GTAA
- the LOC122032526 gene encoding uncharacterized protein LOC122032526 isoform X1: MDAYVLSEVLYEKPTFSVELFANSCEFCSEKGFSKEKTTMQANGSTVVENGHGKFQSRRQRKIALEQDVDKLKKKLRNEENIHRALERAFTRPLGALPRLPPYLPSHTLELLAEVAVLEEEVVRLEEQVINFRQGLYQEAIYISSCKKSKELGSDICSLSQNSKTSGQPTSYSDSTCSEDLIFAKQTDASNIDQDVSVPSSGNPLINTEIPPKKLNSSLAIAENKNGKENQISTNFSRNCKKSPVKRVSRGRMGMNGNKHGDAKPRFNSVASERIEKDSLNSSNEAKRNEYRDPNEVKFPEASGPNKLSEDILKCLTNILSRGSSPGNKKELLETITVSDSWSNLEETDCLDPYGICEEFGKRDIGPYKYFRSVEASSNFSNLLTGCSFLSWRLKRLLRELASVDLSGLTHHQKIAFWINIYNACMMNAFLEQGIPISSEMIVALMLKAMINVGGHLVSAMTIEHFILRLPYQSKHISFKGSKSDGMAMRGIFGLEWPEPLVTFALSCGSWSSPAVRVYTGAQIEKELEKAKRDYLQAAIGISTPNKLAIPKLLDWYLRDFAKDVESLMDWICLQLPNELRTEAVRCLEVARRSTFPQPIQVLPYEFRFRYIFAP; encoded by the exons ATGGATGCATATGTTCTATCTGAAGTGTTATACGAAAAGCCTACTTTCTCGGTTGAATTATTTGCTAATTCTTGCGAATTTTGCTCTGAGAAGGGATTCAGCAAGGAGAAGACTACAATGCAAGCGAATGGATCGACCGTCGTAGAGAATGGACATGGTAAATTCCAATCTAGACGACAGCGGAAGATCGCTCTGGAGCAAGAT GTTGATAAGCTCAAGAAGAAGCTGAGGAATGAAGAGAATATCCACAGAGCTCTGGAGAGGGCTTTCACCAGGCCCCTCGGCGCTCTTCCTCGCCTCCCCCCTTATTTGCCTTCCCAT ACACTGGAACTTTTGGCTGAAGTGGCCGTCTTGGAGGAAGAGGTGGTTCGTCTTGAAGAACAAGTAATCAATTTTCGGCAAGGTCTCTATCAGGAAGCCATATACATCTCATCTTGCAAGAAAAGCAAGGAATTGGGATCTGATATTTGCTCGCTTTCTCAAAACTCAAAAACCTCAGGGCAACCGACTTCTTATTCAGATTCGACATGTTCAGAAGATCTGATCTTCGCAAAACAGACAGATGCTTCAAATATAGACCAAGATGTGTCTGTGCCCTCCTCAGGTAATCCACTTATCAACACTGAAATTCCACCAAAGAAGTTAAATTCATCTTTGGCCATTGCTGAAAACAAGAATGGAAAAGAGAATCAGATCAGCACAAACTTTAGTAGGAACTGTAAGAAATCTCCTGTTAAGAGAGTGTCACGAGGAAGAATGGGTATGAATGGAAACAAGCACGGTGATGCGAAG CCAAGGTTCAATTCAGTGGCTAGTGAAAGAATTGAAAAGGACTCACTGAACTCTTCAAATGAAGCAAAAAGGAATGAGTATAGAGATCCAAATGAAGTAAAATTCCCCGAAGCAAGTGGCCCGAATAAACTATCTGAAGACATCTTGAAGTGCCTGACAAACATTTTATCACGGGGTAGCTCTCCGGGGAATAAGAAAGAGCTACTAGAGACGATTACAGTATCAGATTCTTGGAGTAATTTAGAAGAAACAGACTGTCTAGATCCATATGGTATATGTGAAGAATTTGGGAAAAGGGACATTGGTCCCTATAAGTATTTCCGGTCAGTTGAAGCAAGCTCAAATTTTTCGAACCTCCTTACGGGTTGTTCATTTCTTAGCTGGAGACTAAA ACGTTTGCTGAGGGAGCTTGCATCAGTGGATTTATCAGGTCTCACACATCATCAGAAGATTGCATTTTGGATTAACATTTACAATGCATGCATGATGAAT GCATTTCTGGAGCAAGGCATTCCGATTAGTTCTGAAATGATTGTTGCTCTGATGTTAAAG GCTATGATTAATGTGGGTGGTCACTTGGTCAGTGCAATGACAATTGAACATTTCATATTGAGGCTGCCTTATCAGTCAAAACAT ATTTCATTTAAAGGATCTAAAAGCGATGGCATGGCAATGCGCGGCATCTTTGGCTTGGAATGGCCTGAACCCTTGGTCACATTCGCACTTTCGTGTGGAAGTTGGTCATCTCCTGCC GTAAGAGTGTATACAGGAGCTCAAATAGAGAAAGAGTTGGAAAAGGCCAAAAGGGATTATTTACAAGCAGCCATTGGTATATCCACACCAAACAAACTTGCAATTCCTAAGCTTCTCGACTGGTATCTACGCGATTTTGCAAAAGATGTCGAGTCATTAATGGATTGGATCTGCCTGCAATTGCCAAATGAGTTGAGGACTGAAGCAGTAAGGTGCCTCGAAGTGGCCAGAAGAAGTACTTTTCCTCAGCCAATTCAAGTTCTTCCATACGAGTTCAGATTCAGATACATCTTTGCCCCATAA
- the LOC122032526 gene encoding uncharacterized protein LOC122032526 isoform X3, whose protein sequence is MQANGSTVVENGHGKFQSRRQRKIALEQDVDKLKKKLRNEENIHRALERAFTRPLGALPRLPPYLPSHTLELLAEVAVLEEEVVRLEEQVINFRQGLYQEAIYISSCKKSKELGSDICSLSQNSKTSGQPTSYSDSTCSEDLIFAKQTDASNIDQDVSVPSSGNPLINTEIPPKKLNSSLAIAENKNGKENQISTNFSRNCKKSPVKRVSRGRMGMNGNKHGDAKPRFNSVASERIEKDSLNSSNEAKRNEYRDPNEVKFPEASGPNKLSEDILKCLTNILSRGSSPGNKKELLETITVSDSWSNLEETDCLDPYGICEEFGKRDIGPYKYFRSVEASSNFSNLLTGCSFLSWRLKRLLRELASVDLSGLTHHQKIAFWINIYNACMMNAFLEQGIPISSEMIVALMLKAMINVGGHLVSAMTIEHFILRLPYQSKHISFKGSKSDGMAMRGIFGLEWPEPLVTFALSCGSWSSPAVRVYTGAQIEKELEKAKRDYLQAAIGISTPNKLAIPKLLDWYLRDFAKDVESLMDWICLQLPNELRTEAVRCLEVARRSTFPQPIQVLPYEFRFRYIFAP, encoded by the exons ATGCAAGCGAATGGATCGACCGTCGTAGAGAATGGACATGGTAAATTCCAATCTAGACGACAGCGGAAGATCGCTCTGGAGCAAGAT GTTGATAAGCTCAAGAAGAAGCTGAGGAATGAAGAGAATATCCACAGAGCTCTGGAGAGGGCTTTCACCAGGCCCCTCGGCGCTCTTCCTCGCCTCCCCCCTTATTTGCCTTCCCAT ACACTGGAACTTTTGGCTGAAGTGGCCGTCTTGGAGGAAGAGGTGGTTCGTCTTGAAGAACAAGTAATCAATTTTCGGCAAGGTCTCTATCAGGAAGCCATATACATCTCATCTTGCAAGAAAAGCAAGGAATTGGGATCTGATATTTGCTCGCTTTCTCAAAACTCAAAAACCTCAGGGCAACCGACTTCTTATTCAGATTCGACATGTTCAGAAGATCTGATCTTCGCAAAACAGACAGATGCTTCAAATATAGACCAAGATGTGTCTGTGCCCTCCTCAGGTAATCCACTTATCAACACTGAAATTCCACCAAAGAAGTTAAATTCATCTTTGGCCATTGCTGAAAACAAGAATGGAAAAGAGAATCAGATCAGCACAAACTTTAGTAGGAACTGTAAGAAATCTCCTGTTAAGAGAGTGTCACGAGGAAGAATGGGTATGAATGGAAACAAGCACGGTGATGCGAAG CCAAGGTTCAATTCAGTGGCTAGTGAAAGAATTGAAAAGGACTCACTGAACTCTTCAAATGAAGCAAAAAGGAATGAGTATAGAGATCCAAATGAAGTAAAATTCCCCGAAGCAAGTGGCCCGAATAAACTATCTGAAGACATCTTGAAGTGCCTGACAAACATTTTATCACGGGGTAGCTCTCCGGGGAATAAGAAAGAGCTACTAGAGACGATTACAGTATCAGATTCTTGGAGTAATTTAGAAGAAACAGACTGTCTAGATCCATATGGTATATGTGAAGAATTTGGGAAAAGGGACATTGGTCCCTATAAGTATTTCCGGTCAGTTGAAGCAAGCTCAAATTTTTCGAACCTCCTTACGGGTTGTTCATTTCTTAGCTGGAGACTAAA ACGTTTGCTGAGGGAGCTTGCATCAGTGGATTTATCAGGTCTCACACATCATCAGAAGATTGCATTTTGGATTAACATTTACAATGCATGCATGATGAAT GCATTTCTGGAGCAAGGCATTCCGATTAGTTCTGAAATGATTGTTGCTCTGATGTTAAAG GCTATGATTAATGTGGGTGGTCACTTGGTCAGTGCAATGACAATTGAACATTTCATATTGAGGCTGCCTTATCAGTCAAAACAT ATTTCATTTAAAGGATCTAAAAGCGATGGCATGGCAATGCGCGGCATCTTTGGCTTGGAATGGCCTGAACCCTTGGTCACATTCGCACTTTCGTGTGGAAGTTGGTCATCTCCTGCC GTAAGAGTGTATACAGGAGCTCAAATAGAGAAAGAGTTGGAAAAGGCCAAAAGGGATTATTTACAAGCAGCCATTGGTATATCCACACCAAACAAACTTGCAATTCCTAAGCTTCTCGACTGGTATCTACGCGATTTTGCAAAAGATGTCGAGTCATTAATGGATTGGATCTGCCTGCAATTGCCAAATGAGTTGAGGACTGAAGCAGTAAGGTGCCTCGAAGTGGCCAGAAGAAGTACTTTTCCTCAGCCAATTCAAGTTCTTCCATACGAGTTCAGATTCAGATACATCTTTGCCCCATAA